The proteins below are encoded in one region of Xenopus laevis strain J_2021 chromosome 8L, Xenopus_laevis_v10.1, whole genome shotgun sequence:
- the LOC108698695 gene encoding interferon-induced very large GTPase 1-like translates to MSEEQNSAGDESDSPNPEVDMGLAVDEEHLPIASTLKSLKRKLREVGLKPEDWLDKFKKTLGVTNQQSLEYLGMADYLKMEGQITFPWEKNALKKLMNIAESSIKQLQDEHASLKAKRQKEAKKELEELRKMFAQGKGRHENEVRQKEEKLRKAMDIAKESWLPSDEPLDKLIEKLHNALGEKEKILCCIEKIPDKDVIFNASGGLALEGIYLTKKNEDVLKKREPLIAVSEDIKLSSPQQGPVLDQKEFYSSTAESAFHKSMETLGFSITSSMKGGFGGFCGETSASYTYSKETEKTEKNKTENVFISTIKYNYIPLASCYISKNQICLSSAALKELKKIENLVQQSGDAERSELLKQQYGEFFSQFGSHVNQGPLHFGGIFWWKATSTAFREEKMEEMKTEISSVLNTYVGCSYSDVFSLGIGVDVSQSEAEYHRVKTENLRKDIHLSVTKTGGPLHVDSLSNWKEGLVASNKTWSVIDRGFTLIPVWEIIVSAHKEDFRNAHQVYSDLIYAYGALTNQHHSLTYGHNLAKAMDDIKSFLSEMCSWQTGAEEHQLKKLIEFQQKLNELTRNDTVWVNTCLSNKTLQNCLTNIMESYKNDKKPNTCVVNKNIKKRIPRG, encoded by the coding sequence ATGTCTGAGGAGcaaaattcagctggagatgagtCCGACTCTCCAAATCCAGAAGTGGATATGGGTTTAGCAGTAGATGAAGAACATCTTCCTATAGCATCTACATTAAAGAGCCTCAAGAGGAAATTAAGAGAAGTGGGACTAAAGCCAGAAGATTGGCtggataaatttaaaaaaactttgggtgTCACAAATCAACAATCTCTTGAGTACCTTGGAATGGCTGATTATTTGAAAATGGAGGGACAAATAActtttccatgggaaaaaaatgcattaaaaaagctCATGAATATTGCTGAATCCAGTATAAAACAGCTGCAGGATGAGCATGCCAGTCTGAAGGCAAAGAGACAAAAAGAAGCAAAGAAAGAACTTGAAGAACTGCGTAAAATGTTTGCTCAAGGTAAAGGTCGCCATGAAAATGAAGTAAGGCAAAAAGAGGAAAAATTGCGCAAGGCCATGGATATAGCAAAGGAATCCTGGCTACCATCTGATGAACCTTTAGATAAGttgattgaaaagttgcataatgCATTAGGTGAGAAAGAAAAGATACTTTGCTGTATAGAAAAGATACCTGATAAAGATGTTATATTTAATGCTTCAGGTGGTCTTGCTCTTGAAGGAATTTATTTAACTAAGAAAAATGAAGATGTCCTAAAAAAACGGGAGCCACTGATTGCTGTTTCTGAAGACATAAAGCTCAGCAGTCCACAACAAGGGCCTGTACTGGATCAAAAGGAATTCTACTCTTCTACGGCAGAATCAGCTTTCCACAAATCTATGGAAACTCTGGGATTTAGTATAACCTCTTCCATGAAAGGTGGTTTTGGGGGTTTCTGTGGTGAAACCAGTGCATCTTATACTTACTcaaaagaaactgaaaaaacTGAGAAgaacaaaactgaaaatgtttttatctcTACTATAAAATATAACTATATCCCACTTGCCTCATGCTATATATCTAAGAATCAAATTTGTCTTTCCAGTGCAGCACTTaaggagttaaaaaaaatcgaaaacctTGTGCAACAATCTGGAGACGCAGAGAGATCTGAGTTACTTAAACAGCAGTATGGAGAATTTTTTAGCCAATTTGGCTCTCATGTTAATCAAGGTCCTCTTCATTTTGGAGGCATTTTTTGGTGGAAAGCGACTTCTACTGCATTTAGAGAAGAGAAAATGGAGGAGATGAAAACAGAAATATCTTCTGTACTCAATACCTATGTAGGATGCAGTTATAGTGATGTTTTCTCATTGGGCATTGGGGTTGATGTATCACAGTCTGAGGCAGAATATCATAGAGTTAAAACAGAAAACCTTAGAAAGGATATTCATTTGTCTGTGACAAAAACTGGAGGTCCACTGCATGTGGATTCACTTAGTAACTGGAAAGAAGGTCTTGTAGCCAGCAATAAAACATGGAGTGTAATTGATAGAGGCTTTACCTTAATACCTGTTTGGGAAATAATTGTGTCTGCCCACAAAGAAGATTTTAGGAATGCTCATCAAGTATATTCTGATCTTATTTATGCCTATGGTGCACTTACAAATCAACATCACAGCCTTACATATGGACATAACCTTGCAAAAGCAATGGATGATATAAAATCATTCTTGTCTGAAATGTGTTCCTGGCAAACTGGTGCTGAagaacatcaattaaaaaaactaatagaGTTTCAACAAAAACTAAATGAACTGACAAGAAATGACACTGTTTGGGTAAATACATGCCTTTCTAACAAAACCCTGCAGAATTGTCTAACAAACATCATGGAATCCTACAAGAATGACAAGAAGCCAAATACATGtgtagtaaataaaaatataaagaaaagaatacCCCGTGGGTAA
- the LOC108698694 gene encoding interferon-induced very large GTPase 1-like gives MSKEKDNISNTKGLEGSDETMCDLNRMATINIKGYLDSFLGTVRQNGDTDVELLILSVAGKVGYSLTDNYFQYSLGSKEIDLMVTESEQVYNEFQLLRNSEAFRRKAFILLTALSEENDLITLSEVQKRNHFMAMVNKMGPSLSQEILELLEKHSEYKHCEALRKDLKCLISGDYKNTDKQNMESIVRGIKSVCQPFTPQGLQELNVPSSGKQQPDTEVVQDVKTSQEFSSLLERLGLKDYFPRKLNKKDLHVFSISSMKPPVNETELPMCFLQMLMTLDYRCRYLVCEEAKEVNTTLPEFSATEHISETFSTIEAFFSNCSIGEVSASLVSKEKIHPMDLLMAICHCADDFMRQYIFNKLSVCQFALPFIFPCFDISGLEMPLWSFRQIQKSILYIDEHEAKKHKEKPVCEIEVPLVSFTRVGTSSFSKSQILNNLLNKHNHDIFFHRNCKGSGRNSILKEGLVEIVWFCPGGKDDDQFERCTSFVNLHGDAGLQNQQATFLHEIASINVILYSDSGNNDMGKKMFQDMLKSEKPLICLCPDKEPSPVDHSKTKVVIGLKNQNEATFMDVLETTLRRMLSLNIKPINLNSCANVARKFGFQVDEDKEECKKGKEHAQKLKSSFMETTKDSLLPLSRKLWHTWCKKDKALTRLQKNTGNIEQHKSQIEREKKNIRYEQLQKATENDFMKSFITSLRSLSQSEKLFFLQWLKIFIDELSYDRILELQDQYNQLWSQLQTQNNASCTVRNKLLEDMEMLTEKLNNCMLGLEHILREVGQTYEALYEMQLKDDCFYELPKIAADIMISGYPIELMDGDASYVPLNWIGAVLTELIKIIGDRRVFVLSVLGIQSSGKSTLLNTMFGLQFAVSAGRCTRGAFMQLIEVDEKHKADMAFDYILVIDTEGLRSMELANHSTLNHDNELATFVIGVSNMTLINVYGENPSEIKDILQIAVQAFLRMKKVKLTASCLFVHQNVGEITALDKNKEGRMKLQKELDNMTVLAAEQEHCNARCFSDVIQFNAMAHIYYFAHLWEGNPPMAPPNPSYSKNAQEVRNLILQTGRKESQSRILKISELKVRIEDLWLALRNENFVFSFKNTLEISAYRKVESNYSQWTWQLRRHVLELETKLNNRIKQGKLTSLEDKDLRDPVKCKFDAITEDLERFFTYDKDMEILIPWKSSVENRMRNLLTELLQETKQHVVEHLKLKQGQNQIKNNKYYEDELFQKSKQLALSLKKMVLDSDELERNFNTLWQKWVAEINLTSPAVESPNIKADMVNILYEYFQQEPSILDKLNDNSKQNTFSIDFPTHVTLKTGWRGITNKKLTEIDKSNINNMPIHLVSKIKELVQTIKTQNLDYNQVHFHEIIHHVIDTMESTSKDAKNFTLTKTLKVDLSIFLCHMALPYFEAIHKDFQKSSNPVTILEGKRKEFFNCFIISYQGATSIKIFADFLCCKLIETMRSAVYERAALAIVDDMKCNYPDFSGSRSKLETHILKDLAEQEDFEKYRQYLHFPDKFFESYIENCVSEYCLSKDSQRLKGFLNISLGYFQKLVLSAIADSTQLIKDKRGKISEWLDEFYKRIEDEVSFSRDDLKSIEHQEIQDIEFIQEALCKAWDAAIESFKHELKYKSFDAFEKKPHSILTKQLCGCWEQCPFCKAICTNTIPGHDGDHCVAFHRSQALSGIHWEHSVEFVTEICSTLVMSDAHIIISDTKQIPYKKYREVGPNYANWSITPDTSSQPYWKWFVHHFRSNLENDYGLKFEGRGAIPVQWEEIEKDEVMSNLKEYM, from the coding sequence AtgtcaaaagaaaaagataatATATCCAATACCAAAGGCCTTGAGGGTTCTGATGAAACAATGTGTGATTTAAACAGAATGGCCACTATTAATATCAAGGGATACCTAGACTCTTTTCTGGGAACAGTACGACAAAACGGGGATACAGATGTAGAACTCTTGATCCTTTCAGTAGCAGGCAAAGTAGGGTATTCATTAACAGACAACTATTTTCAATATTCCCTAGGGTCCAAAGAAATTGACTTGATGGTGACAGAATCTGAGCAGGTGTATAACGAATTTCAACTTCTGAGAAACAGTGAAGCTTTTAGAAGAAAAGCTTTTATATTGCTTACCGCATTATCTGAAGAAAATGATTTAATCACACTCTCCGAAGTACAAAAAAGGAACCATTTTATGGCTATGGTGAATAAGATGGGTCCTTCTCTTTCTCAAGAGATTTTGGAATTACTTGAAAAACATAGTGAGTACAAACATTGTGAGGCTTTAAGGAAGGATTTAAAATGTTTGATTTCTGGGGATTATAAAAACACAGATAAACAAAACATGGAAAGCATTGTAAGGGGAATTAAAAGTGTCTGTCAGCCATTTACCCCACAAGGCCTCCAAGAATTAAATGTGCCCTCTTCCGGAAAGCAACAACCTGACACAGAAGTGGTTCAAGATGTAAAAACTAGCCAAGAATTTTCCAGTTTGTTAGAACGTCTTGGCCTAAAAGATTATTTTCCAAGAAAACTGAACAAGAAAGACCTTCACGTTTTTAGTATTTCCTCAATGAAACCTCCAGTAAATGAAACTGAGCTGCCAATGTGTTTTCTACAAATGTTAATGACCTTAGATTATCGATGCAGGTACTTAGTTTGTGAGGAGGCAAAGGAAGTCAATACCACTCTACCTGAATTCAGTGCAACAGAACACATTTCTGAAACATTCTCTACCATAGAAGCATTTTTCAGTAACTGCTCTATTGGTGAAGTAAGTGCGTCATTAGTCAGCAAGGAGAAAATACACCCAATGGATCTTCTCATGGCTATATGTCATTGTGCAGATGACTTTATGAGGCAATATATCTTCAACAAGCTTTCAGTTTGTCAATTTGCCCTTCCAttcatttttccttgttttgataTCTCTGGGTTAGAGATGCCACTATGGTCCTTCAGACAGATTCAGAAAAGTATACTATACATTGATGAACATGAAGCAAAGAAACATAAAGAAAAGCCGGTTTGTGAAATTGAAGTCCCTTTGGTTTCTTTCACACGGGTTGGGACATCCAGTTTCTCGAAATCACAGATCTTAAACAACTTGTTAAACAAGCACAATCATGACATTTTCTTCCATAGGAATTGTAAAGGAAGTGGAAGaaacagcattttaaaggaaGGGTTAGTTGAAATTGTTTGGTTTTGTCCTGGTGGGAAAGATGATGACCAATTTGAAAGATGTACTTCTTTTGTAAACTTGCATGGAGATGCAGGATTACAGAACCAACAAGCCACCTTCCTTCATGAAATAGCATCCATTAATGTGATCCTTTACTCAGATTCAGGAAACAATGATAtgggcaaaaaaatgtttcaggACATGTTGAAATCTGAAAAACCATTGATATGCCTTTGCCCTGACAAAGAGCCTTCCCCAGTTGACCACAGCAAAACAAAAGTTGTAATTGGgttgaaaaatcaaaatgaagCAACATTTATGGATGTATTAGAAACAACACTAAGGCGAATGTTGTCTCTTAATATTAAGCCCATCAATCTAAATTCCTGTGCTAATGTTGCTAGAAAGTTTGGATTTCAGGTTGATGAGGACAAGGAAGAATGTAAAAAAGGGAAAGAGCATGCACAAAAACTGAAATCTAGCTTTATGGAAACAACGAAAGACTCATTGTTGCCCCTTTCAAGAAAGTTGTGGCATACATGGTGCAAAAAGGACAAAGCCCTTACTCGTCTACAAAAAAATACTGGTAACATTGAACAACATAAAAGTCAGATTGAAAGAGAGAAGAAGAATATTAGGTATGAACAGCTACAAAAGGCAACTGAAAATGATTTTATGAAGTCATTCATCACCAGTCTGAGGTCCCTCTCACAATCAGAAAAATTGTTCTTTCTGCAGTGGCTTAAAATATTTATAGATGAATTATCATATGATAGAATTCTAGAGCTGCAGGATCAGTACAATCAGTTGTGGTCCCAGCTTCAAACACAGAACAATGCGAGCTGTACAGTAAGGAACAAATTGCTTGAGGACATGGAAATGTTGACCGAAAAGTTGAATAACTGCATGCTTGGTCTTGAACATATCTTAAGGGAAGTTGGACAGACCTACGAAGCGCTATATGAAATGCAGCTCAAAGATGATTGTTTCTATGAGCTGCCTAAAATAGCTGCAGATATCATGATTTCTGGATACCCTATCGAGTTGATGGATGGTGATGCTTCCTATGTCCCTTTAAATTGGATTGGAGCTGTACTTAcagaattaattaaaataataggtgATAGGAGGGTATTTGTCCTGTCTGTGTTGGGGATCCAGAGCTCAGGCAAATCCACTTTACTTAATACTATGTTTGGTCTGCAGTTTGCTGTAAGTGCTGGCAGATGTACCCGAGGCGCATTTATGCAACTTATTGAAGTAGATGAGAAGCACAAGGCAGATATGGCATTTGATTACATCCTTGTTATTGATACAGAGGGACTACGGTCTATGGAATTAGCAAACCATTCAACGCTGAATCATGATAACGAGCTAGCAACATTTGTCATTGGTGTGAGTAATATGACGCTGATAAACGTATATGGAGAAAATCCTTCAGAGATTAAAGACATCCTTCAGATTGCAGTCCAGGCATTTTTAAGGATGAAAAAAGTAAAACTTACTGCAAGTTGTTTGTTTGTTCACCAGAATGTAGGAGAAATAACTGCACTTGATAAAAACAAGGAAGGCCGCATGAAACTCCAAAAGGAATTAGATAACATGACAGTTCTTGCAGCAGAGCAGGAACACTGCAATGCACGTTGTTTCAGTGATGTTATCCAGTTTAATGCCATGgctcatatttattattttgctcaCTTGTGGGAAGGTAACCCTCCAATGGCACCTCCCAATCCAAGCTATAGTAAAAATGCCCAAGAAGTGAGGAACCTGATCCTGCAGACTGGAAGAAAAGAAAGTCAGAGCCGTATTCTGAAAATCTCAGAACTTAAAGTTCGTATTGAGGACCTTTGGTTAGCCTTAAGAAATGAAAACTTTGTTTTCAGCTTTAAGAATACCCTGGAAATTTCTGCCTACAGGAAAGTAGAAAGTAACTACAGCCAATGGACTTGGCAGCTGAGACGCCATGTTCTGGAGCTTGAAACCAAGCTTAATAACAGAATTAAACAAGGCAAACTGACCTCTCTGGAAGACAAAGATCTAAGGGATCCAGTAAAATGTAAGTTTGATGCCATAACTGAGGATTTGGAGAGATTTTTTACTTATGATAAAGACATGGAAATACTTATTCCGTGGAAATCAAGTGTCGAAAACAGAATGAGGAATCTTTTAACAGAGCTTCTACAAGAAACCAAACAACATGTAGTTGaacatttaaagttaaaacaaGGGCAGaaccaaataaaaaacaataagtaTTATGAAGATGAAttgtttcaaaagagcaagcagctAGCACTTAGTTTAAAAAAGATGGTTTTAGACAGTGATGAACTGGAGCGTAATTTTAATACATTATGGCAGAAGTGGGTAGCAGAAATAAACCTAACAAGTCCAGCTGTAGAGAGCCCAAATATTAAGGCTGATATGGTAAATATTTTGTATGAATATTTTCAACAGGAGCCCAGTATTTTGGATAAACTTAATGACAATTCAAAGCAGAATACATTTTCCATTGATTTTCCCACTCATGTCACATTGAAGACCGGTTGGCGTGGGATAACGAATAAGAAACTGACTGAGATTgataaatcaaatataaataacatGCCAATACATCTAGTTAGCAAAATAAAAGAGCTtgtacaaacaataaaaacacaaaatctggATTATAATCAAGTGCATTTTCACgaaattatacatcatgtaatagaTACCATGGAATCAACATCAAAAGATGCCAAGAATTTCACTCTGACAAAGACACTTAAGGTGGATTTGTCAATATTTCTCTGTCATATGGCTCTTCCATATTTTGAAGCAATACATAAGGACTTTCAGAAGTCCAGTAATCCAGTGACAATTCTTGAAGGCAAAAGAAAAGAGTTCtttaattgttttataatttCATACCAAGGAGCCACATCCATCAAAATTTTTGCTGACTTCTTATGCTGCAAACTCATTGAGACCATGCGTTCTGCTGTTTATGAACGAGCAGCATTGGCTATTGTGGATGATATGAAATGCAACTATCCAGATTTTAGTGGCAGTCGTTCCAAATTGGAAACCCACATTTTAAAGGACTTAGCAGAGCAAGAAGACTTTGAAAAATACCGGCAGTACCTTCACTTTCCTGACAAATTTTTTGAAAGCTATATTGAAAATTGTGTTTCTGAGTACTGCTTGAGCAAAGATTCCCAAAGGCTGAAAGGTTTTCTCAATATTAGTTTGGGTTATTTCCAGAAACTTGTTCTTTCAGCTATTGCTGACTCAACACAACTCATCAAAGACAAGCGTGGCAAAATTTCAGAATGGTTGGATGAGTTCTACAAACGGATCGAAGATGAAGTTTCCTTTTCTCGAGATGACCTGAAGAGCATTGAGCATCAGGAAATTCAAGACATTGAATTCATTCAGGAAGCCCTGTGCAAGGCATGGGATGCAGCAATTGAAagctttaaacatgaattaaaatacAAAAGCTTTGACGCTTTTGAGAAAAAACCACATTCCATACTGACCAAACAGCTATGTGGCTGTTGGGAGCAGTGTCCATTCTGCAAAGCAATTTGTACCAATACTATTCCAGGTCATGATGGAGACCACTGTGTAGCCTTCCACCGTTCCCAGGCATTAAGTGGCATTCACTGGGAGCACTCTGTTGAATTTGTCACTGAAATATGCTCTACGCTAGTAATGTCAGATGCACATATAATAATAAGTGACACAAAACAAATTCCATACAAGAAGTACAGGGAAGTGGGACCAAATTATGCTAATTGGAGCATCACACCAGACACTTCATCTCAGCCCTATTGGAAGTGGTTTGTACATCATTTTAGAAGCAACCTTGAAAATGATTATGGTTTAAAGTTTGAAGGAAGGGGGGCAATTCCTGTCCAGTGGGAAGAGATAGAAAAGGATGAGGTGATGTCTAACCTGAAGGAATACATGTAA